In Pseudobacter ginsenosidimutans, the following are encoded in one genomic region:
- a CDS encoding glycosyltransferase gives MKYWLLTTEFPPFYGGGIGTYCNFTAQMLAAKGHHVTVFVPEWNTPTDLISETDNIRVIRFAPNRTKTQDFMGYIAMLSYEFAHVVGEYMKKESRPDILETQDYQGIGYYLHMYKLFGYENFKDLTVVTSIHATALSYMKVNKEPVFKLPGFWMGEMEKFAVLASDLVITPSNYIVDRLAEDFRVRDREVNLVRYPIKSNAPKPDFSFERNNIVFFGKMVYTKGGFHLIEYFKNLWDQGFTHSLKMIGETNLHLHLEDMNAMDYINSKYKKYIDEGLLIFTGKLQLAEAQKHLKKAHIVIIPSLIDNFPYTVMETMLEGKVVLASRQGGHSELVEDGETGFLFDHTEPQTFFTQLQKALALTDEEISLFGKKAYEKIINDFNFATIYEQKMQVIERYLQKKTASNRTFPYIRPVPLTVKAEELALNGSKKELLSVVIPYYNLGDLVIETVESVLKSTYNNLEILVVDDGSNAESQKSLATLKAKYPDVIVLHKKNSGLSDSRNYGAKHATGEYLAFLDADDLINPDYYEKAVRVLQQYDNVHFVGCWSKYFENNDGYWLSVTPEPPFILFHNTMHCALIYKKASYLTTGNDASMKQGLEDWECIVHLTSKGLGGVSLPEALFQYRVRTNSMIRKLTKAKFLDLYSYVANKHQRFYANYASDLVNLLNSNGPGLYLDNPTIDKATHGITGPVIINKFNSRLKNIVSKNYYLKKIALKVKRLIE, from the coding sequence ATGAAGTATTGGCTCCTTACCACAGAATTCCCGCCATTTTACGGAGGTGGCATCGGTACCTATTGTAATTTCACTGCACAAATGCTGGCTGCCAAAGGTCATCATGTAACTGTATTCGTTCCTGAATGGAACACTCCCACTGATCTGATTTCAGAAACTGATAATATAAGAGTCATCCGCTTTGCCCCCAACAGGACCAAAACACAGGACTTCATGGGCTATATCGCAATGTTAAGCTACGAGTTTGCACATGTGGTAGGGGAGTATATGAAGAAAGAATCCAGACCGGATATTCTGGAAACTCAGGATTACCAGGGAATTGGTTATTACCTGCATATGTATAAGCTCTTTGGTTATGAAAATTTCAAAGACCTGACTGTAGTCACTTCAATTCATGCTACCGCACTTTCTTACATGAAGGTGAATAAAGAGCCTGTTTTCAAACTTCCTGGTTTCTGGATGGGCGAAATGGAAAAGTTTGCCGTACTGGCCAGCGATCTGGTAATAACTCCCAGTAATTATATTGTAGACAGGCTTGCTGAAGATTTCCGGGTGAGAGACAGGGAAGTGAATCTGGTGCGATACCCCATCAAAAGCAATGCTCCAAAGCCTGACTTTTCTTTTGAGCGCAACAACATCGTCTTCTTTGGGAAAATGGTGTATACCAAAGGCGGCTTTCACCTGATAGAATATTTTAAGAACCTATGGGACCAGGGCTTTACGCATTCATTGAAGATGATCGGAGAGACCAATCTGCATCTTCATCTGGAAGACATGAATGCGATGGATTATATCAATTCCAAATACAAGAAATATATAGATGAGGGATTGCTGATATTTACGGGCAAACTGCAATTAGCTGAGGCTCAGAAACATTTGAAGAAAGCCCATATTGTGATCATTCCCAGTTTGATTGATAATTTCCCTTATACTGTAATGGAAACCATGCTGGAAGGCAAGGTTGTACTGGCTTCCCGCCAGGGTGGCCATTCCGAATTGGTGGAAGACGGTGAAACCGGTTTTCTCTTCGATCATACTGAACCTCAGACTTTTTTTACCCAATTACAGAAAGCGCTGGCCTTGACGGATGAAGAAATTTCCTTATTCGGCAAAAAAGCCTATGAAAAGATCATAAATGATTTTAATTTCGCAACCATTTATGAGCAAAAGATGCAGGTGATCGAGCGTTATTTGCAAAAGAAGACTGCATCCAACCGGACCTTTCCTTATATCAGACCTGTGCCTTTGACCGTGAAAGCGGAAGAGTTGGCGCTGAACGGAAGCAAAAAGGAGCTTCTTTCTGTGGTAATACCTTATTATAATCTGGGCGACCTGGTGATAGAAACGGTGGAATCTGTGCTGAAGTCCACTTATAATAACCTGGAGATCCTGGTGGTTGACGACGGTTCCAATGCGGAAAGCCAAAAGTCTTTAGCTACTTTGAAAGCGAAATACCCTGATGTGATCGTATTGCACAAAAAGAATTCAGGGTTAAGTGATTCCAGGAACTATGGCGCTAAACATGCCACCGGGGAGTACCTGGCTTTCCTTGATGCAGATGATCTGATTAATCCGGATTATTACGAAAAAGCTGTAAGGGTATTGCAGCAATATGACAATGTTCACTTTGTTGGTTGCTGGAGCAAATATTTCGAAAACAATGATGGATACTGGTTGTCAGTTACGCCTGAACCTCCATTCATTTTGTTCCACAATACCATGCATTGTGCTCTGATTTATAAAAAAGCATCCTACCTCACAACTGGTAATGATGCTTCCATGAAACAGGGCCTGGAAGATTGGGAATGTATTGTGCATCTGACGTCAAAAGGCCTGGGTGGGGTTTCCCTGCCAGAGGCATTGTTCCAATACAGGGTAAGGACCAATTCTATGATCAGAAAACTGACCAAGGCCAAGTTCCTCGACCTGTATTCATACGTAGCCAATAAACACCAAAGGTTCTATGCAAATTATGCATCTGACCTTGTCAATTTGTTGAATTCGAATGGTCCGGGACTTTACCTTGATAACCCAACGATTGACAAAGCTACTCATGGCATAACCGGTCCTGTGATCATCAATAAATTCAATTCAAGATTAAAGAATATCGTAAGCAAAAACTATTACCTCAAAAAAATTGCTCTTAAAGTAAAAAGACTAATTGAATAG
- a CDS encoding glycosyltransferase gives MKYWLLTTEYPPFFGGGISTYCSFTTRMLAANGHQVTVFVPDMSISKDVISESGNIRVIQFAANKTGMQAWLGYDALLSYEFAHTVGEYLKRESRPDIVEVQDYHGIGYYLLMYKHFGYEHFKDLTILTTIHATALLYMKVNKEAVYELPAYWMGEMEKFSILASDILIAPSKYITDQLAADFRLGDKEVTVVPNPIETSASLPDLSFERNNIVFFGKMVYMKGGFHLIEYFKTLWEEGFSHPLKIIGDADFVLHSEGILAKDYIQRKYKKYIRAGLLQLTGKLPFAEAQKHLAKAHVVIIPSLIDNFPYTVLETMQQGKIVLASKQGGQIEVIEDGKDGFLFDHVFPESFFDQLKKILALSDEEARSIGRNAYEKIRDRYNPARIYEHKIQVIDLFLQTTRTPNKTFPYIKHIPVKISPETLTAKSSTKGLLSVVIPYQQAGDHIQRAVESVINSSFKNVEILVVNGLSDTESFKTLQLLELRYPELRVLNSHDATISQMRNFGAAQSKGEFLAFLNADDSVASNYHEKAIRVLQQFDNVHFVGSWTALTGSKKGYKISVMPEAPYFLLHNTLNSTALVFKLSSFLSTGNDERMKNGMEDWECIVNMSAKGFTGVVLPEALFHQSIRKAKGARKASTNGALFLHTYITQKHQDFYSDHIADLMGILNANGSGLNLKNPTQDNFTGLFSSAFLNKLFIRARSFVAKNYYLKKIALKVIGAKR, from the coding sequence GTGAAATATTGGCTCCTAACAACTGAATATCCTCCTTTTTTTGGAGGCGGGATTAGTACTTATTGTTCTTTCACCACCAGGATGCTGGCTGCTAATGGCCACCAGGTAACGGTATTTGTACCTGATATGTCCATCTCCAAAGATGTTATCAGCGAATCCGGTAACATAAGAGTGATCCAGTTTGCCGCCAATAAAACTGGCATGCAGGCCTGGCTTGGTTATGATGCCTTGCTCAGTTATGAGTTTGCCCATACTGTTGGAGAATACCTTAAAAGAGAATCCAGACCCGATATAGTTGAAGTGCAGGATTATCACGGCATCGGTTATTATCTGCTGATGTATAAGCATTTTGGTTACGAACACTTCAAAGACCTGACTATCCTGACCACCATTCATGCAACAGCGTTGCTTTACATGAAGGTGAATAAAGAAGCTGTTTACGAACTGCCAGCCTATTGGATGGGCGAAATGGAAAAGTTCTCCATACTTGCCAGCGATATTTTAATAGCGCCCAGCAAATACATCACAGATCAACTGGCAGCCGATTTCCGGTTAGGGGATAAAGAAGTAACAGTTGTTCCCAACCCTATCGAAACTTCTGCTTCACTGCCAGACCTTTCATTTGAACGCAACAATATTGTATTCTTCGGAAAGATGGTGTACATGAAGGGAGGCTTTCATCTGATCGAATATTTCAAAACCTTATGGGAAGAGGGCTTCAGCCATCCACTGAAGATCATCGGAGATGCAGATTTTGTGCTGCACTCTGAGGGCATTCTTGCCAAGGATTATATTCAACGCAAGTATAAAAAATACATCAGGGCCGGATTATTGCAATTGACCGGCAAACTTCCTTTCGCAGAAGCACAAAAACATCTGGCCAAAGCGCATGTGGTGATCATCCCAAGCCTGATAGATAATTTTCCCTACACAGTACTTGAGACCATGCAGCAGGGGAAAATAGTATTGGCATCTAAACAAGGGGGCCAGATCGAAGTGATAGAAGATGGAAAAGATGGATTCCTTTTTGATCATGTTTTTCCTGAAAGTTTTTTTGATCAACTGAAAAAGATCCTTGCACTGAGCGATGAAGAGGCCCGGAGCATTGGCAGGAATGCCTATGAAAAGATCAGGGATCGATACAATCCTGCCAGGATATATGAACATAAGATACAGGTGATCGATCTGTTCCTGCAAACAACAAGAACGCCTAATAAGACCTTTCCCTACATCAAACATATTCCCGTCAAGATCTCGCCGGAAACTTTAACTGCGAAGAGCTCAACGAAAGGATTACTCTCAGTGGTGATCCCTTATCAACAAGCAGGAGATCACATACAGCGGGCAGTGGAATCAGTCATCAATTCCAGTTTTAAGAATGTAGAGATATTGGTTGTTAATGGCCTGTCAGATACAGAAAGCTTTAAAACATTGCAGTTGCTGGAGCTGCGTTATCCTGAACTGCGTGTTTTGAATAGCCACGATGCAACGATCAGTCAGATGAGGAATTTTGGGGCAGCGCAGTCCAAAGGGGAATTCCTGGCTTTCCTGAATGCTGACGACAGTGTTGCATCCAACTATCACGAAAAGGCAATAAGGGTATTGCAGCAATTCGATAATGTTCATTTTGTTGGGTCCTGGACAGCATTGACCGGAAGCAAAAAGGGATATAAGATTTCAGTTATGCCTGAAGCTCCTTATTTTCTTCTGCACAATACCCTTAATAGTACTGCCCTTGTTTTCAAACTTTCTTCCTTCCTCAGTACCGGAAATGATGAGCGTATGAAAAACGGAATGGAGGACTGGGAATGCATCGTGAATATGAGCGCCAAAGGGTTCACAGGAGTTGTCTTACCTGAGGCATTGTTCCATCAGTCTATACGAAAGGCAAAGGGTGCCAGAAAGGCTTCAACAAACGGCGCACTTTTTTTACATACTTACATAACACAAAAACATCAGGATTTCTATTCAGATCATATTGCAGACCTGATGGGAATATTAAACGCAAATGGGTCCGGCCTGAACCTGAAGAATCCCACACAGGATAATTTCACCGGCTTATTCAGTTCAGCATTTCTAAATAAGCTGTTTATACGGGCGAGAAGCTTTGTAGCGAAGAACTATTACCTGAAAAAAATAGCATTAAAGGTTATCGGCGCCAAACGATAA
- a CDS encoding DUF6020 family protein yields MAGLALSVIILVAAWDCWVPVAAKESSYAEVTLTALSEKSPASNATEVWITEVTNQGSVYDLTKIDLEKTGWEMKSGRILFNRSEPASLKIRLYDPSSPAIRILTHPWSGKLRIQEGKKDTTLDLYAPAETTFLYHITDPSAFYHSAPWPVHNIVLIYLCAFLIIAMITLGIVWLPGKSAAIAGAMSWAALIIFLYSNNFLLHRDERWELIILSVIIGWWAGKGFADGAISAFSKYQKLGLWLIAIYAAFASAGTALFLFSPIEPIGIPAVACYLLIVLWWWVTAIAFIYATIRLSRHIMDKNGTHTGEEVKESGIWWKFFLIPFLTWCLWLVTFYPGILSDDSHVQWAIATGTKQWNDWHPVLHTLFNKLALLVWKNPASPVLLQIIFMSVIVSRFGCFLYRRGVSKKALYILITAFAVMPNNGILMVTLWKDIPFAAAVLWLNLVIIKLLCNDYQKKYAVVPDLAISLFFTSLFRHNGIIIFVFCLAGLLFYVWKYRNLAVLAGLALSVVMIFSFKTFFVNTPYVIGNPASIKLVPPAKGIAAVMKYNGKLPADAAFMDTILPHQEWLDKYNPYSPDLYMFKTKWVMLNKLDFVPAEKVIKTYLECFKDNPRLIIWDKLLGSSIAWNVSQPEYVTFRYLTHIVRNDNGLESHSWKGGVEMAKKYLRLSEHDGLVTILWRVGLANILLLVLAVYMSGRNVKFSWIMFLPWLAGVLSLVIASLEQDFRFVYFVFVSFWFQWFFIMTTKKKESDAKE; encoded by the coding sequence TTGGCCGGCCTTGCACTCAGTGTGATCATATTGGTAGCAGCCTGGGATTGCTGGGTGCCTGTTGCTGCAAAAGAAAGCAGTTATGCGGAAGTAACACTGACTGCCCTGTCTGAAAAATCACCGGCATCAAACGCTACGGAAGTATGGATAACCGAAGTTACCAACCAGGGAAGCGTTTACGATCTCACAAAGATCGATCTGGAGAAAACAGGTTGGGAAATGAAGAGCGGGCGAATTCTGTTTAATCGCTCCGAGCCTGCTTCCCTGAAAATCCGTCTCTATGATCCGTCTTCTCCTGCAATCCGGATACTTACACATCCCTGGTCTGGCAAATTGCGAATACAGGAAGGAAAAAAAGATACCACGCTGGACCTTTATGCTCCCGCTGAAACAACCTTTCTTTATCATATTACGGATCCTTCTGCATTTTATCATTCAGCTCCCTGGCCGGTTCATAATATCGTATTGATCTACCTGTGCGCATTCCTGATAATAGCAATGATCACTTTGGGGATTGTATGGCTACCCGGAAAATCAGCAGCTATTGCAGGAGCGATGAGCTGGGCTGCTCTGATCATATTTCTATACAGCAATAATTTCTTATTGCACAGGGATGAAAGATGGGAGCTGATCATTTTGTCTGTGATCATTGGATGGTGGGCAGGGAAAGGTTTTGCGGATGGTGCGATCAGTGCTTTTTCCAAATACCAGAAACTGGGATTATGGTTAATTGCAATCTATGCTGCCTTTGCTTCAGCAGGCACTGCCCTGTTTCTCTTCTCTCCCATAGAACCTATTGGTATTCCGGCAGTGGCCTGCTATCTGCTTATCGTTCTTTGGTGGTGGGTTACAGCCATTGCATTCATCTATGCTACCATTCGATTGAGCAGGCATATCATGGATAAGAACGGAACACATACTGGAGAGGAAGTAAAGGAGTCGGGGATTTGGTGGAAATTCTTCCTGATCCCATTTCTTACATGGTGTTTATGGCTGGTGACTTTTTATCCCGGCATCCTGTCTGATGATTCCCATGTGCAATGGGCGATCGCCACGGGTACAAAACAATGGAACGACTGGCACCCTGTGTTGCATACATTGTTCAATAAACTTGCCTTGCTTGTTTGGAAAAATCCCGCAAGTCCGGTGCTGCTGCAGATCATCTTCATGTCTGTGATCGTATCGAGGTTCGGCTGCTTCCTGTATAGAAGAGGAGTAAGCAAAAAGGCTTTGTACATTCTCATTACGGCATTTGCAGTGATGCCAAATAACGGTATCCTCATGGTGACGCTCTGGAAAGACATTCCATTTGCTGCTGCCGTTCTTTGGTTGAACCTTGTGATCATAAAACTGCTGTGTAACGATTATCAAAAGAAATATGCAGTAGTACCTGATCTGGCCATTTCGCTTTTCTTTACTTCGCTGTTCAGGCATAATGGTATCATCATATTTGTATTTTGCCTGGCGGGCCTTTTGTTCTATGTATGGAAATACAGGAACCTGGCTGTATTGGCGGGCCTGGCTCTTTCAGTAGTGATGATCTTTTCTTTTAAGACCTTTTTTGTGAATACGCCATACGTGATCGGTAATCCCGCATCCATCAAACTGGTGCCGCCGGCAAAAGGAATCGCTGCAGTGATGAAGTATAACGGAAAGCTCCCGGCAGATGCAGCATTCATGGATACGATTTTACCACACCAGGAATGGCTCGATAAATACAATCCTTATTCTCCTGACCTGTATATGTTCAAAACAAAATGGGTGATGTTGAATAAGCTCGATTTTGTACCTGCTGAAAAAGTGATCAAAACTTACCTGGAATGTTTTAAGGATAATCCGAGACTGATCATATGGGATAAACTCCTTGGTTCCAGTATTGCATGGAATGTTTCCCAGCCTGAATATGTAACATTCCGCTACCTCACACATATTGTAAGAAATGATAACGGACTGGAATCGCATTCATGGAAAGGTGGCGTTGAGATGGCAAAGAAATATTTGAGATTATCGGAGCATGACGGCCTGGTTACCATTCTCTGGCGTGTGGGCCTCGCAAATATCCTGTTGCTTGTACTGGCAGTTTATATGAGTGGAAGAAATGTAAAATTCTCCTGGATCATGTTCCTGCCATGGCTGGCCGGTGTCCTTTCCCTCGTCATTGCTTCACTGGAGCAGGATTTCAGATTTGTATACTTTGTATTTGTATCGTTCTGGTTCCAGTGGTTCTTTATTATGACTACTAAAAAGAAAGAAAGCGATGCAAAGGAATAA
- a CDS encoding glycosyltransferase, protein MNIVHVVEPFAGGIVAFLKSLVEDPSGDNHIIIHGERAHVVKVADAKKQLKSPRVKYIYWKSAQRSIHPVKDIKAFIELYKILKRLKQQQLIDAVHMHSSKSGFIGRMVCQLLRIPNVIYTPNGAPFLVGQSAFSNFAYKKLEWFGSLFNGTVVCCSGSELHAYQEAGIKAIPINNGVTVSAEFNIDQASQQALVNRQRKLRIVTSGRILDQKDPALFNSIAKELESHTDIEFIWIGYGPDANMITANNFHITGWLTPEDAKNKVATGDVYMSTARFEGLPFAVLEALSLRKPVLLSDRVGNRDMIDHGMNGHLFNTAAEAVERILEYNNNREMLASMGKHSGDYCYEAFNIDYMRKRYRELYARKK, encoded by the coding sequence ATGAACATTGTGCATGTTGTAGAACCATTTGCGGGCGGGATTGTCGCTTTTCTGAAATCCCTTGTTGAAGACCCTTCCGGGGATAACCATATTATTATTCATGGAGAGCGGGCGCATGTAGTGAAAGTAGCTGACGCGAAAAAACAATTGAAATCGCCCCGTGTAAAATACATCTACTGGAAATCTGCACAAAGAAGCATCCATCCCGTCAAGGATATCAAAGCATTCATAGAGCTGTACAAAATACTGAAGCGGCTGAAGCAACAGCAACTGATCGATGCCGTGCACATGCATTCCTCCAAAAGCGGTTTCATTGGCCGGATGGTCTGTCAACTGCTGCGTATCCCGAATGTGATCTATACGCCGAACGGAGCTCCATTCCTGGTTGGACAATCAGCCTTTTCCAATTTCGCGTACAAAAAGCTGGAGTGGTTCGGTTCTTTATTCAACGGAACAGTGGTTTGCTGCTCTGGTTCGGAGCTGCATGCGTACCAGGAAGCAGGCATCAAAGCAATACCGATCAACAATGGCGTAACCGTAAGCGCTGAGTTTAACATTGACCAGGCATCACAACAAGCGCTGGTCAACAGGCAAAGAAAACTCCGCATCGTAACCAGTGGCAGGATACTGGACCAGAAAGACCCTGCGCTCTTCAACTCTATTGCCAAAGAACTGGAATCCCACACAGATATAGAATTCATCTGGATCGGATACGGACCGGATGCCAATATGATCACGGCAAACAATTTCCATATTACAGGATGGCTCACGCCTGAAGATGCAAAAAATAAAGTAGCTACCGGTGATGTATATATGTCCACGGCGAGATTTGAAGGCTTGCCCTTTGCAGTACTGGAAGCTTTATCGCTCAGAAAACCGGTTTTGTTATCTGATCGGGTAGGCAACCGTGATATGATCGATCATGGTATGAATGGTCATCTTTTCAATACAGCAGCAGAAGCTGTTGAAAGAATCCTGGAATACAATAATAACCGGGAGATGCTCGCCTCAATGGGAAAGCATTCCGGTGATTATTGTTATGAAGCTTTCAATATAGACTATATGAGAAAACGCTACAGGGAACTCTATGCACGGAAAAAGTAA
- a CDS encoding glycosyltransferase, with protein MPDFFLLIPCYNNTEGLIRSLQSVQYPMHRYKVVVVDDGSREPVSDKLLLEKISPDLQLQVIRQPKNGGITLALNTGLEAIHSQATEGFIARLDCGDLCTPDRFEKQVSFLQANPQVQLLGSWCYFKNFTTGENYKYRTPVDDKEIQRKMYFKNVFIHPTVMWRFNSASPVYYPYDFPHAEDYGIFYELLKRGAGAVIPEFMVTCEINEKGISISNRQAQYKSRMQVIRKYGTSRWLTLMGTIKLGLLMLVPQRILLPIKKALYS; from the coding sequence ATGCCGGATTTCTTTTTACTGATCCCCTGCTACAATAATACAGAAGGACTGATACGGTCTCTTCAGAGTGTGCAATATCCCATGCACCGGTACAAAGTGGTGGTGGTGGATGATGGCAGCAGGGAACCGGTATCAGACAAACTACTGCTCGAAAAAATATCTCCGGACCTGCAGCTGCAGGTGATCCGGCAGCCAAAGAACGGAGGCATCACCCTTGCGCTCAACACAGGACTGGAAGCCATTCACAGCCAGGCAACGGAAGGTTTCATCGCCAGGCTGGACTGTGGCGATCTCTGTACCCCCGACCGGTTTGAGAAACAGGTCAGTTTTCTCCAGGCCAACCCTCAGGTACAATTGCTGGGCAGTTGGTGTTACTTCAAAAATTTCACAACGGGAGAAAACTACAAGTACAGAACACCGGTAGATGATAAAGAGATACAAAGGAAGATGTATTTCAAGAACGTATTCATCCATCCAACCGTGATGTGGCGCTTCAATAGCGCATCGCCTGTATATTATCCTTACGATTTCCCTCATGCCGAAGACTATGGGATCTTTTATGAATTGCTGAAGCGTGGCGCCGGCGCAGTGATCCCTGAATTCATGGTCACCTGTGAGATCAACGAAAAAGGCATTTCCATTTCCAACAGGCAGGCCCAATACAAAAGCCGGATGCAGGTTATCCGGAAGTATGGGACCAGCCGGTGGCTAACACTGATGGGCACCATCAAACTCGGACTGCTGATGCTGGTACCGCAAAGGATTCTACTACCAATCAAAAAAGCGCTCTACTCCTGA
- a CDS encoding tail fiber domain-containing protein encodes MKRILLSLVAVVCSLLSGYGQSNGVAINTTGASPDQSAILDVSSNSKGILIPRMSTAVRNTLLTKQGLLVYDTTTNTFWYHTGAAWQNIAISSGAGDAWLIGGNSGTIDSINFLGTVDNMPLSFRVNNQFAGRIDHLKSNTFYGYWSGKSNTTGYNNTAIGFRVLENNTTGYENSGIGFMALVNNTTGHNNDAIGKWALKNNTEGTANLAIGSYVMEDNTTGSGNTAVGFKSLSNNTTGDNNTAMGSTALFQNTTGKFNAALGTDAMLFMMSGSWNTAAGWSALRNNTAGMHNTAIGSRSQENATGTHNTSVGEQSMRNATAMDSSVAIGSYALAGTANGKGNTAVGFNAQGTGDGGRFNTSIGANALRQSNKFGNTAIGAEAMISSNQDSTTAVGYRALAFNTGNENSAVGFRAMASNTSGSWSTAIGYRSIASNPAADLNTAVGAATLEKGTTGAGNTAVGSWALRENTANANTAIGMYSQSRAVTGANNTGVGGFSLYMNNGHHNAVLGWDAGRNNTAGNYNVAVGSSALLENSTGSNNIAIGYQADVASDGLSNAIAIGSGVKVDASNKVRIGNGAITVIEGQVPFTTPSDGRYKYNVEEDVKGLDFIMQLRPVTYQFDVKRFDAQYDAVQTNNLIHQVAYDEAASIRRTGFIAQEVERAANSAHYNFSGIIKPKTETDHYSLSYDAFVVPLVKSVQEQQQIIAAQQKKLKEQGKKIEELEKKMEMLIQMMNSKQ; translated from the coding sequence ATGAAAAGGATTTTATTATCCTTGGTGGCAGTGGTATGTTCACTGCTATCCGGCTACGGTCAGTCCAACGGCGTTGCTATCAACACAACAGGCGCATCGCCTGATCAGAGCGCCATCCTTGATGTTTCTTCCAATTCGAAAGGTATCCTCATTCCGCGCATGAGCACTGCCGTTAGGAACACGCTTCTTACCAAACAGGGGCTTCTCGTTTACGACACCACCACCAACACATTCTGGTATCATACCGGCGCAGCCTGGCAGAATATTGCCATTTCATCCGGCGCTGGTGATGCCTGGCTGATCGGTGGTAATTCCGGAACGATCGACAGTATCAATTTTCTCGGCACGGTGGATAATATGCCTCTGAGCTTCCGCGTGAACAACCAATTTGCAGGAAGGATCGATCACTTGAAATCCAATACATTCTATGGCTACTGGAGTGGTAAATCCAACACTACAGGTTACAACAACACGGCTATCGGCTTCCGGGTACTTGAAAACAATACCACTGGTTACGAGAATTCCGGTATCGGATTCATGGCATTGGTCAATAATACCACCGGCCACAACAACGATGCAATTGGTAAATGGGCATTGAAGAACAATACGGAGGGCACCGCCAATTTAGCTATCGGCTCTTATGTGATGGAAGATAATACAACAGGGTCCGGTAATACTGCTGTAGGATTTAAATCGCTTTCAAACAATACCACTGGCGACAATAATACCGCAATGGGGTCCACTGCATTGTTTCAGAACACTACCGGAAAATTCAACGCAGCTCTTGGAACGGATGCCATGCTGTTTATGATGAGCGGCAGCTGGAATACGGCAGCAGGCTGGTCAGCCCTCCGAAACAATACTGCCGGCATGCATAATACTGCCATCGGCAGCAGGTCGCAGGAAAATGCAACAGGCACACACAACACTTCTGTTGGTGAGCAGAGCATGCGGAACGCCACTGCAATGGATTCCAGCGTTGCCATCGGTTCTTATGCACTGGCCGGCACTGCTAACGGCAAGGGTAATACGGCAGTGGGCTTCAATGCACAGGGCACCGGAGATGGTGGCCGATTCAATACATCGATTGGCGCCAATGCACTGAGACAGTCCAATAAATTCGGAAATACTGCCATAGGTGCGGAAGCCATGATCAGTTCCAACCAGGATTCCACTACTGCAGTTGGTTATCGTGCGCTAGCCTTCAATACTGGGAATGAAAACTCCGCAGTTGGTTTTAGAGCGATGGCTTCCAATACCAGTGGCAGCTGGAGCACAGCCATCGGTTACCGATCCATCGCCAGCAATCCGGCTGCTGATCTTAATACAGCAGTGGGCGCTGCCACTCTTGAAAAAGGAACAACAGGCGCCGGAAATACAGCCGTTGGTTCCTGGGCGCTGAGAGAGAACACGGCCAACGCGAATACTGCCATCGGCATGTATTCTCAATCCAGGGCCGTAACCGGAGCCAATAACACGGGCGTGGGTGGTTTCTCGCTTTACATGAACAACGGACATCATAATGCTGTGTTGGGCTGGGATGCAGGCAGGAACAATACTGCCGGTAATTATAATGTGGCAGTTGGCTCTTCCGCCCTGCTTGAAAATTCTACAGGGTCAAATAATATCGCCATAGGTTACCAGGCTGATGTTGCCAGCGATGGACTTTCCAATGCCATCGCCATCGGTAGTGGCGTAAAGGTAGATGCATCCAACAAAGTACGCATCGGGAACGGCGCCATCACTGTGATTGAAGGGCAGGTGCCATTCACCACTCCTTCCGATGGCCGTTACAAATACAATGTGGAAGAAGATGTGAAGGGCCTCGATTTTATCATGCAATTGCGGCCGGTTACTTACCAGTTCGATGTGAAGCGATTTGATGCACAGTATGACGCTGTTCAAACGAACAATCTTATCCACCAGGTGGCATATGACGAAGCGGCTTCCATCCGCCGTACCGGCTTCATTGCGCAGGAAGTGGAGCGCGCCGCCAACAGTGCCCACTATAATTTCAGTGGCATCATCAAACCAAAAACAGAAACAGACCATTACAGTCTCAGCTATGATGCATTTGTAGTGCCTCTCGTAAAATCAGTGCAGGAGCAACAGCAGATCATCGCTGCACAGCAAAAAAAGCTCAAAGAGCAGGGAAAGAAAATTGAAGAACTGGAAAAGAAAATGGAGATGCTGATACAGATGATGAACAGCAAACAATAA